From Pelosinus fermentans DSM 17108, the proteins below share one genomic window:
- the purH gene encoding bifunctional phosphoribosylaminoimidazolecarboxamide formyltransferase/IMP cyclohydrolase has protein sequence MNIKRALISVSDKTGIVEFAQQLHQYGVEIISTGGTMKTLREAGIPVKYVSDITGFPEIMDGRVKTLNPYIHGGILAVRDNKAHVEAMEKHHISAIDMVVVNLYPFRQTIERPNVLLEDAVENIDIGGPAMIRAASKNFQYVTVVVNPARYGDILKQLAQDNDILPAYRMALAKEAFHHTAEYDACIATYLAGQLGEGAFPETVHVVYEKVQPLRYGENPQQQAAFYREKHVTAVGVANAQQLHGKELSFNNIVDIESAYNIVAEFEKPAATIIKHTNPCGTGVGVDLAEAYAKAYQADPVSAFGGIIGLNRDVDVATAVQISKLFAEAVIAPGYTKDALDLLTKKQNLRLLVAERLQAGSKQVDIKTVSGGMLVQDKDTAVESCHDMKVVTKVQPSTNEWEQLLLAWKVVKHVKSNAIVIANENQTLGVGAGQMNRVGAAAIALVQAGAKAFGAVMASDAFLPFRDTVDTAAKAGIKVIIQPGGSVRDQESIEAADEHGIAMVFTGTRHFKH, from the coding sequence ATGAATATCAAGCGTGCCCTTATTAGCGTTTCAGATAAAACAGGTATTGTTGAATTTGCCCAGCAATTACATCAGTATGGTGTGGAAATTATCTCTACTGGTGGTACGATGAAAACATTGCGGGAAGCAGGAATTCCTGTCAAATATGTGAGTGATATTACTGGCTTTCCGGAAATTATGGATGGTCGCGTAAAAACATTAAATCCTTATATTCATGGTGGAATATTAGCCGTTCGTGATAATAAGGCTCATGTAGAAGCCATGGAGAAACATCACATTTCAGCTATTGATATGGTAGTTGTCAATTTATATCCTTTTCGCCAAACGATAGAACGTCCGAATGTGCTGCTGGAGGATGCTGTAGAAAATATTGATATTGGCGGTCCGGCTATGATTCGTGCAGCATCTAAGAATTTTCAATATGTAACAGTGGTAGTGAATCCAGCACGATATGGTGATATTTTAAAGCAGTTGGCGCAAGACAATGATATTTTACCTGCCTATCGCATGGCATTAGCAAAAGAGGCTTTTCATCATACTGCCGAATATGATGCTTGCATTGCAACTTACTTGGCAGGGCAGCTGGGAGAGGGAGCTTTTCCAGAAACCGTGCATGTAGTCTATGAAAAAGTACAGCCGTTGCGTTACGGAGAAAATCCTCAGCAGCAGGCAGCCTTTTATCGGGAGAAACATGTTACTGCTGTAGGCGTTGCAAATGCACAGCAACTGCATGGCAAGGAATTGTCGTTTAATAATATTGTTGATATAGAATCTGCTTATAACATTGTCGCTGAATTTGAAAAACCGGCAGCTACGATTATAAAACACACCAATCCATGTGGTACGGGAGTAGGTGTTGATTTGGCAGAAGCCTATGCAAAAGCCTACCAGGCTGATCCCGTATCTGCTTTCGGTGGAATTATTGGCTTAAACCGGGATGTAGATGTGGCAACAGCTGTACAAATCAGTAAATTATTTGCTGAAGCAGTTATTGCTCCAGGTTATACCAAAGATGCATTGGATTTGTTAACGAAAAAACAGAATCTTCGTCTTCTCGTGGCTGAAAGGCTGCAGGCGGGCAGTAAACAAGTGGATATAAAAACAGTTTCAGGTGGTATGTTAGTGCAGGATAAAGACACAGCGGTTGAGAGTTGTCACGATATGAAAGTTGTTACGAAAGTTCAGCCAAGCACAAACGAGTGGGAACAGCTGCTGCTTGCTTGGAAAGTGGTAAAGCATGTGAAATCCAATGCCATTGTAATTGCTAACGAGAATCAGACATTAGGTGTTGGCGCAGGACAAATGAATCGTGTAGGAGCTGCTGCCATTGCCTTAGTACAAGCTGGTGCTAAAGCTTTCGGTGCAGTAATGGCTTCCGATGCATTTCTACCTTTCCGTGATACGGTGGATACTGCAGCAAAAGCAGGAATCAAAGTCATTATTCAGCCTGGCGGTTCTGTGCGTGATCAAGAATCCATTGAAGCTGCTGATGAACATGGAATTGCTATGGTATTTACAGGAACAAGACATTTTAAGCATTAA
- the purN gene encoding phosphoribosylglycinamide formyltransferase codes for MSKTILGILASGRGSNMQAICNSIDAGLLDAKVGLVISDKANAKVLEHAAAKGIPAICIERKNFTSKQEFEAAIAQKLTLYHVDLVVLAGFMRILSAYFVNLFSGSIMNIHPSLLPAFPGLDAHEQAIAYGAKVSGCTIHFVDEGMDTGPIIMQQAVSILADDTVETLSERILAVEHELYPQAIRLYCEQRLCIEGRNVKII; via the coding sequence GTGAGTAAAACCATACTGGGTATATTGGCTTCCGGACGGGGGAGCAATATGCAGGCCATTTGTAATAGCATTGATGCTGGACTGCTTGATGCTAAAGTTGGTCTAGTGATTAGTGACAAGGCAAATGCCAAAGTGCTGGAACATGCAGCGGCTAAGGGCATTCCGGCAATATGCATTGAACGCAAGAATTTTACGTCAAAACAAGAGTTTGAAGCAGCCATTGCGCAAAAGCTTACTTTATATCATGTAGATTTAGTGGTATTAGCAGGATTCATGCGTATTTTAAGTGCGTACTTCGTTAATCTTTTCTCAGGCAGTATTATGAATATTCATCCATCATTATTGCCTGCCTTTCCTGGGCTGGATGCTCACGAACAAGCGATTGCCTATGGAGCAAAAGTTTCTGGCTGCACTATACATTTCGTAGATGAAGGTATGGACACAGGACCGATTATCATGCAGCAGGCTGTATCCATACTTGCTGATGATACGGTAGAGACCTTGAGTGAACGCATTTTGGCAGTAGAGCATGAATTATACCCTCAAGCAATTCGTCTGTATTGTGAACAGCGCCTTTGTATCGAAGGCCGGAATGTAAAAATTATATAG
- the purM gene encoding phosphoribosylformylglycinamidine cyclo-ligase has product MSQLTYRDAGVDIDAGNKAVDLMKKHVRSTYRPEVLGDIGGFGGLFALDVAKYRQPVLVSGTDGVGTKLCIAFMADKHDTIGQDAVAMCVNDILVQGAEPLFFLDYLAVGKLSPEQVAAIVSGIAGACLESGCSLIGGETAEMASFYKNGEYDIGGFAVGVAERSKLITGQTIEPGDVLIGLPSSGLHSNGYSLVRKICFDVKQMDINQFVPELQKTLGEELLIPTKLYPKACLPLIEKFAIKGMVHITGGGFYENIPRVLPEGCGAMVDTESWPKPPVFALLQQWGNVAWTEMYRTFNMGIGMILVVSPADVKEIQDDLSARGEASFIIGQVTQGAKETVLKGGIFGE; this is encoded by the coding sequence ATGAGCCAATTAACATATCGTGATGCTGGTGTTGACATTGATGCTGGTAATAAAGCTGTAGATTTAATGAAAAAACATGTTCGTTCCACCTATCGTCCGGAAGTGCTGGGGGATATTGGCGGCTTTGGCGGTCTATTTGCCCTTGATGTTGCTAAATATCGTCAGCCGGTATTGGTTTCCGGTACAGATGGTGTTGGTACGAAATTATGTATTGCCTTTATGGCTGATAAACATGACACGATTGGTCAGGATGCAGTGGCAATGTGTGTAAATGATATTTTGGTGCAAGGGGCTGAGCCGTTATTCTTCTTGGATTATTTAGCAGTGGGCAAATTATCGCCAGAACAAGTAGCGGCTATTGTCAGCGGTATCGCTGGAGCTTGCCTGGAATCGGGATGTTCCCTGATTGGCGGCGAAACGGCAGAAATGGCAAGTTTCTATAAAAATGGAGAATATGATATTGGCGGTTTTGCCGTAGGTGTTGCAGAACGCTCTAAATTAATTACGGGACAAACCATAGAGCCTGGAGATGTACTGATTGGTCTGCCTTCCAGCGGGCTGCATTCCAATGGCTACTCTTTAGTACGAAAGATTTGTTTTGATGTAAAGCAAATGGATATCAATCAATTCGTTCCTGAATTACAAAAGACCTTAGGAGAAGAATTATTAATTCCTACTAAGTTATATCCTAAGGCTTGTTTGCCTTTAATCGAAAAATTTGCAATAAAAGGCATGGTGCATATAACTGGTGGTGGTTTTTACGAAAATATTCCTCGCGTATTGCCTGAAGGCTGCGGCGCTATGGTGGATACAGAAAGCTGGCCTAAGCCACCTGTATTTGCTCTATTGCAGCAGTGGGGAAATGTAGCTTGGACGGAAATGTATCGAACCTTCAATATGGGGATTGGTATGATATTGGTTGTTTCTCCAGCTGACGTCAAAGAGATTCAAGATGATCTTTCTGCAAGAGGTGAAGCATCTTTTATCATTGGTCAAGTAACGCAGGGAGCCAAGGAGACGGTACTGAAAGGTGGCATCTTTGGTGAGTAA
- the purF gene encoding amidophosphoribosyltransferase: protein MINRLVEVDKMEEECGVFGIYSRENNVALNTYWGLYALQHRGQESAGIAVTNGSWMDVSRGMGLVSEVFRHQLPDLPDQHIGIGHVRYSTTGSSSLMNTQPLKVKYSGGHISLAHNGNLTNARVLREKMEEQGSIFQTTIDSEVIVNLIARSRKATLEEKIVESLSQIEGAYCLVIMTEEKLIGVRDPHGLRPLCIGKVKDGFVLSSESCALDTVDAEFVRDVEPGEMVIIDHTGITAERFGDKANQALCVFEYIYFARPDSIIDGQSVYQARFEMGRTLARQSGLKADLVISVPDSGTTAALGFSHESGVQFAEGLIKNRYIGRTFIQPDQKDRDRSVKIKLNAIKSVVKGKSVIMVDDSIVRGTTSGKIVRMIREAGATAVHMCVSSPPIIYPCYYGIDTSVRKELIAATKSVEEIRDFIGADSLHYLTIEGLATSLKTVQDKKMCYACFNSEYPGSTPCEQHCGGNKYVFEQEGPL from the coding sequence ATGATCAACCGGCTCGTGGAAGTTGATAAAATGGAGGAAGAATGCGGAGTCTTTGGCATATATTCCCGGGAAAATAATGTCGCATTAAATACCTATTGGGGATTATATGCCTTGCAGCATCGCGGGCAAGAAAGCGCAGGCATTGCGGTAACAAATGGTTCTTGGATGGATGTATCAAGAGGAATGGGGCTGGTAAGTGAAGTATTTCGCCACCAACTGCCAGATTTACCAGACCAGCATATTGGCATAGGGCATGTTCGCTATTCAACCACTGGCTCTAGTTCTCTAATGAACACACAACCTTTAAAAGTCAAGTATTCAGGTGGACACATTAGTTTAGCTCATAATGGGAATCTGACTAATGCACGAGTGCTGCGCGAGAAGATGGAAGAACAAGGCAGCATTTTTCAGACAACTATTGATAGTGAAGTGATTGTAAATCTGATAGCAAGGTCTCGTAAAGCTACATTAGAAGAGAAAATTGTAGAGAGTTTATCTCAAATTGAAGGTGCATACTGTCTAGTGATTATGACCGAGGAAAAACTAATTGGTGTACGTGATCCTCATGGACTTCGCCCATTGTGTATTGGTAAAGTGAAGGATGGTTTTGTCCTTTCTTCCGAATCCTGTGCTTTGGATACAGTTGATGCAGAATTTGTAAGAGATGTAGAGCCAGGTGAAATGGTTATTATTGATCATACAGGAATAACTGCAGAACGTTTTGGTGATAAGGCCAATCAAGCGCTGTGTGTATTTGAATATATTTATTTTGCTCGTCCAGACAGTATTATTGATGGACAAAGTGTGTATCAAGCTCGGTTTGAAATGGGACGAACCTTGGCGCGCCAAAGTGGTCTTAAAGCAGATCTTGTTATCTCTGTACCCGACTCTGGAACAACTGCTGCATTGGGATTTAGTCATGAATCAGGAGTTCAATTTGCTGAAGGTTTAATCAAGAATCGCTATATTGGCCGTACCTTTATTCAGCCTGATCAAAAAGACAGAGATCGAAGTGTAAAAATTAAACTCAATGCGATTAAGTCTGTAGTAAAAGGTAAATCCGTTATTATGGTGGATGATTCCATTGTGCGCGGTACAACCAGTGGCAAGATTGTGCGGATGATTCGTGAAGCTGGGGCGACTGCCGTTCATATGTGCGTCAGCTCGCCTCCGATTATCTATCCTTGTTATTATGGAATCGACACGTCAGTACGTAAAGAGCTCATTGCTGCGACAAAGAGTGTAGAAGAAATACGAGACTTTATTGGTGCTGATTCGCTGCATTATCTTACGATTGAAGGATTGGCCACGTCTCTTAAAACAGTGCAAGATAAAAAAATGTGCTATGCCTGTTTTAATTCAGAATATCCAGGAAGCACGCCTTGTGAGCAGCATTGTGGTGGTAATAAGTATGTCTTTGAACAGGAGGGCCCTTTATGA
- the purC gene encoding phosphoribosylaminoimidazolesuccinocarboxamide synthase, with protein sequence MEKQPLYEGKAKRIYSTDVADELLVYYKDDATAFNGLKKGTIDSKGVLNNKITTFFFDLLGKNGIPHHFIKRVSEREQLVKSLKILPVEVVVRNIAAGSLAKRIGWEEGRKLPAPIVEMYYKNDELGDPLINQHHIKILELATEEQVKTLEEYAFKINEILTNYLREKKIELIDFKLEFGVHNGQVLLGDEISPDTCRFWDSETGEKLDKDRFRRDLGNVEDAYKEILFRLTGEKA encoded by the coding sequence ATGGAAAAGCAACCATTATATGAAGGCAAAGCAAAGAGAATCTACAGTACAGACGTGGCTGATGAATTGTTAGTGTATTATAAAGATGATGCCACAGCTTTTAATGGATTAAAAAAAGGTACGATTGATAGCAAAGGAGTACTCAATAATAAAATTACAACATTTTTCTTTGATTTATTAGGCAAAAATGGTATTCCTCACCACTTTATCAAAAGAGTAAGCGAACGGGAGCAGCTTGTTAAGTCCTTGAAAATTCTCCCTGTAGAGGTAGTAGTACGTAATATTGCAGCAGGTAGTTTGGCAAAACGTATTGGCTGGGAAGAAGGCAGAAAACTTCCTGCACCAATTGTTGAAATGTATTATAAAAATGATGAGTTGGGTGATCCTTTAATTAACCAGCATCATATTAAAATATTAGAACTGGCTACGGAAGAACAAGTGAAAACATTAGAAGAGTATGCTTTTAAAATTAATGAAATTTTGACCAATTATTTACGGGAAAAGAAAATCGAACTGATTGATTTTAAATTGGAGTTTGGTGTTCATAATGGTCAAGTATTATTAGGCGATGAGATTTCACCAGATACTTGTCGTTTTTGGGATAGTGAAACAGGCGAAAAACTTGATAAAGATCGCTTCCGCCGTGATCTTGGCAACGTAGAAGATGCTTACAAAGAAATTTTGTTCCGCTTAACAGGTGAAAAAGCATGA